In the Candidatus Binatia bacterium genome, CGATGCACTCGAGGCGGCGGCACTCCTCGAGGCGCCGCACGAGCTCGCTCGCGCTGCGCACGCGCTTCTCGCGATCGGGCGCCAGGCACTCGCGGATCAGCTTCTCGAACAGCGGCGGCGGCGGCTCGGGGTAGTCGAGCTCGGGCTCCCAGTCGTCCTGGTAGCCGACGCAGCTCGCGATCTTCAGCTCCGGCATGCCGGCCAGGTACTTGCGGCCGGCGAAGATCTCGTAGAGCACGACGCCGAGCGAGTAGATGTCCGCGCGGCCGTCGATCGGCACGCCCTTCTCGCTGCGGATCTGCTCGCGCGACGAGTACCGGTAGGTGCCGACGAAGCTGCCGGTGCGCGTGAAGCTCTCGTCGCTCGCGCTCTCGATCTCCTTGGCGATGCCGAAGTCGGTGACGACGGGGCGTCCGGTGCCGTCCTCGATCAGGATGTTGGCGGGCTTGATGTCGCGGTGGACGAGGCCCGCGCGATGCGCGCAGTCGAGCGCGGACGCGACCGCGATGCCGATGCGCAGCGTCTCGGGATACGAGAAGCGCCCTTGCTGACGGAGCAGCTCGCCCAGGTCGCGGCCGCGGATGAACTCCATCAGCAGGTAGGTGCCGAAGCCCGGCTCCTGGTCGATGTCGAACACGCGCACGATGTGCGGGTGCTCGAGGCGCGCCATCATCTGCGCCTCGTGCAGGAAGCGACGCTCGATCTCCGGGTTGTCCTGCAGATCGCCAACGATCTGCTTCAGCGCGCGTGTGACGCGAAGGCCCTCGTGAAAGACCTCGTAGACGTACCCCATCCCGCCGCGCCCGACCTGGCGCACGATGCGGAGTTTGTTCTTGATGAGGCGGCCTTCGGTCATCGAGCGACCGTCAGTCCGAAGACACCTGGACGAGCACGACGCTCGCGTTGTCGCGGCCGGAAGCCTCGAGCGCGAGCCGGATGAGGTTCTGCGCCTTCGCCTCGAGCGCCAGATCCTCGGCGAGGGTGCGCTCGAGCACGGCGGGCTCGAGCATCCCGGAGACGCCGTCGCTGCAGAGCAGGAAGAGGTCGCCCGGCCGGACGTCGTCGGCGCCGAGCGAGGGCTCGACGTCCGGCGCGACGCCGAGCGCCTGCACCAGCATGTTGGTGTGCGGCAGATCGAGCGGCACGGTGGTGCGATCGCGGTACGCGGCGCCGGCCAGCGTGTGGTCCGCCGTCAAGAGCGCGAGCTTGCCGTCGCGCACGCGGTAGAGGCGGCTGTCGCCGACGTGCGCCCAGAGCGCGCGCCCCTGCTCGGGGAAGACGCGCAGCACGACGATGGTCGCGCCGATGCGCACGCGACCCGAGGTCTCACCGCGCATCTCGCCCTCCTGACGGATGCGCTCGTTGGCGGAGGCGATCGCGCTGCGCAGCACGCCGGCGTCGTCACGCGCGACGTCGCCGTTCGCCGACTGCACGTGCTGGGCGATCACGTCGATCGCGAGCCGGCTCGCGATCTCGCCGTCCTCGAGCCCGCCCATGCCGTCGGCGAGCAGGAACAGGCTCATGTCGGGGAAGCAGCCGACGCAGTCCTGGTTGGTCTTGCGGACGCGGCCGATGTCCGAGACCGCGGTCGCCGTGATTCGCATCGCTTTGCTCTCGCCCGGCACGCGCGCTGCGGGCGACGGCTCACGCCGGCACACCCGGAGCGACGCCCGGGGTCGAACAGTAGCGCGGTGCCGCGCCGCCGCCAAGGAGGCGACGGCGCGGACGACCGGGCAAGTGCGACATCGCCGGCTTCATTCGCCGGCTCAGGCTCAGAATCCGCAGGCCTCGAGCACGTCGTCGCAGCAGTCTTGCGCGTTGCGACAGAATTCGTCGCAGTAGCAGGCCGCGTCGGGCGGGGTGCAGAAGTCGTCGCGGCCCGGGCAGCAGCGTCCCTTGCACGACGTCGCCGACACGCACTGCGAGCAGTCGTTGGTGCACAGCGAGAACGAGCCGCACGACGACGACTGCCCGGGCGGGTCGCAGGCCTCGCCCTCCTCGACGATCCCGTTGCCGCACTCGGCGACGCTCGCGCAGCTCCACTGCAGGATCTCGGGCTCGCTGAGGTTGCCCTGCTGGTCCTCGAGCGTCACCTCGACCACGTACTCGTCGACGCTGCCGTTGCAGTTGACGAAGAAGTCGAAGCTTCCCGACGCCCGCCCGAACACGCCGGGATCGAAGGTGAACGGCTCGACGTTGCCGACGATCGGCTGGAAGCGCGCGCGGATCACGTCGCCGTCGGGATCCTCGAAGTGCACGGTGCCGAGCACCGGTCCGCCGTGCGGGTCGATCACCGGCGGGAAGTCGATGTCGAGGATGCGCGGCGGCTCGTTGCCGCCGTGCGCGCACTCGCTGGTGTCGATGCCGCACGTCGACGTGCAGCGCAGGCGGCCGCCGGAGAAGCCGAACGAGTCGCAGCTCTGGCCGCCGAAGTCCGCGCCGTCGCAGTCCTCGCTGCCCTCGCGCCGGCCGTTGCCGCAGAACTGCCCCTGTGGCGCGAGGCACATGCCGCACTTCTGCCGGCTCGGGTCGCAGCCGTCGGCCGGCACGCAGATGCCGAAGCAGCCGGCGCCGCCGCGCAGCGGGTCGCAGCCGTCGCGCGGGTCGTCGGTGCAGCAGCGGTCGCCCGGACAGCCCACACCCTGCGGTCCGCCGCAGCTCTGCAGCGGCGAGCTCTCGCGCGCGTCGATCGCGTAGCAGGCGCAGTCCGAGCTGTCGGGCGCGAACGGCAGGCAGGTGCCGCGCGCGGTCGCGCCGCCGACCGGGAACTCGCAGCTGCCGCCGCACTGCCCCGACGAGCCGCTGCCGCAGCCGATGCAGCCGGCGGACACCTGCTCGACGAAGCAGCCGCAGCCGAAGCCCTCGAGCTCGACCACGCGCCCGCGCACGTTCTGGCAGCTCCCGAGCCTGGGGACGAAGCAGGTCGCGCCCGTCGGACAGCCGCCGGCGGGACGCTCGCCCGCCGCGCCCTCGCCGGTCGTGAAGTCCCCGGTCACGATCGACGGCGGGTCCGACGTGCGGCCGATGATCACGATCTCCGGATCCGACTGTACGCTCGCCGGCAGCCCGCCGGGCGGCAGGAAGAAGCTCGCGGACAAGCGGATGTCGTCGCCGAGCGGCACCCACTGCGTGCGCGCGCACTCGCGCGCCGTCGAGGTGCACGGGCTCGTGCCGCGGCAGGAGAAGCGGAACTCGCTGCTCGGGACGTCGAGCGTGCCCGTCGAGTCGCCGCGCGGCGTGCAGAAGATGAAGCTCGGCGGGCTGCCGTCGGGCTGGTAGACGTTGCCGGTCACGCTCTCGAGCACCGGCGTGACGCCGCCCTGCTCCGTCGTCTGCGGCACGAAGTTGAGCGAGATCGACCAGCGCTCGTTGCCGACGTCCTTGTTGACCAGGAAGTTGAGCCGGTCGAGCGACAGCGTCGCACCGCGGTTGCCGGACTGCGCGTGCGCGCTGCGCGGCGTCGCGAGCTCCGAGCCGCCCGCGAGCCAGACGCGCACCGTCGACCACGCGCGCGCGAGCGCGGACTGCAGGCGCTCGGCGAGGCTGTCGCTGCTCGTCGTGCTCGCGGCGGCTTGCGACGCGGCATCGCTCGCGTCGCTCGCGGACGCGCTCGCCGGCGCGCCGAGCCCGCCCGGCGGCAGGAAGAAGCTCGCCGGGATCCGCACGTCGCCGTTGATCAACGACCAGGAGTCGCGCGCGCACTCCGACGCCGAGGTCTGGCACGCGTCGGCGCCCTGGCAGGTCAGGCGAAACTCCGAGCCAGGATCGTTCAGCGAGCCCGTCGAGTCGGGGCGAACCTGACAGAGGACGAAGCTCGGCGGCCCACCGTCGGCGCGGAAGATGTTGCCGGTGACGTTGACGATGCTGTCCGCCGACGTCGAGGAGAGATTGACGTTGATCGTCCAGCGCTCCGGGCCGACGTCCTTGTTGACCATGAAGTTGCGCTCGTTCGGGGTGAGCGTCGCGCCGGTCTGGGCGTGCGCCGCCGTGGCGAGCGAGACGATGAGAGCCGCGAGCGTTGCGCCGGGGAGCCTTCTGGTCACCATGGATCGCGTCCTTTCGCGGTCGGGAGTTTCGTCGACGGGCGGCGGATCTTATCACCGCTCGCGCGAGCGCGTAAAAGCCCTTTCATCCGCGCCGCAGCACGAGCCGGCAGAAGGGATGCACGATGCCAACCGTACGTTTCGAGACTCGGGACGAGATCGCGATCGTCACCATCGACCGCCCGGAGGTGCGCAACGCGGTCGACCGGCCGACCGCTGCAGCGCTCGCCGAGGCGTTCCGCCGCTTCGACGCCGACGACGCGCTCAAGGTCGCGATCCTCACCGGCGCGGGCGGCGTGTTCTGCGCCGGCGCCGATCTGAAGGGCGTGTCCGACGGACGCGGCAACGTCGTGCGCGAGGACGGCGACGGCCCGATGGGGCCGACCCGCATGCTGCTCTCGAAGCCGACCATCGCCGCGGTCGAGGGCTGGGCGGTCGCGGGCGGCCTCGAGCTCGCCATCTGGTGCGACCTGCGCGTCGCCGCGCGCGACGCGGTGTTCGGCGTCTTCTGCCGGCGCTGGGGCGTGCCGCTGGTCGACGGCGGCACCATCCGGCTGCCGCGCCTGATCGGGCAAGGCAACGCGCTCGACTTGATCTTGACGGGCCGCGGCGTGTCCGGCGACGAGGCGCTGCGCATGGGGCTCGTGAACCGGATCGTCGAGCCTGGCACGGCGCTCACGCACGCGCTCGAGCTCGCGCGCCAGATCGCGGCCTTCCCGCAGCTCTGCATGCGCAACGACCGGCGCTCGGCCTACGAGCAGTGGAATCTTTCGCTTGACGAGGCGCTGCGCAACGAGACCCGGCTCGGGCTGCAGGTGATCGCGTCGGGCGAGACGGTCGAGGGCGCGACGCGGTTCGCGAAGGGCGCGGGGCGGCACGGCAGCTTCTCGTGAGCTGAAGCGAGCTGCCGGCGCCGCGCTCAGTAGCGCCGGCAGGGGACGCGCTGCAGCACCGCGAGCGTCTCGCCGGCGGCGCGCAGCACGCCCGCGGCGTCGGCCGCCGCGAAGGCCTCGCGGCCGGCGCGGACCACCTCGGCGACGCGCGCCGCGGCGGCTTGCAGCGTCTCGCGATCGGCGGGCTCGAGCAGCGTCAAGTCGGCGCTCGCCGCCTCGAGGACCGCGCCGAGCGCGACCGCGTCGTCGTACGTCGCGGGCGGCGTGCCCGGCGCGACGAAGCGCGGCCTCTCCCCGCTCTCGGCGAGCGCGACCACCGTGCGGTAGCCGATGCGGCTCTGCAGGCGCAGCTTCGGGAAGCGCACCATGTCGAGCGTGTCGCGCACCGTGTGGTAGCAGCCGCCGGTCGCGTCGGTGAAGAAGACCGACGGCACGCGAGCGGCGATGAAGGTCGCGTTGTCGCTGCGCGTCTGCGCGAACGCGGAGCTGAACGGCCACATCTGGAGACGCTCCGACGCGATCGCCGCGCGAACGACGTCGCGCAGCTCGTCGCCGCCGGTCTCGGCGCCCACCGCGAAGCTCATCGAGCGCAGGCTCGGCAGCAGCACGGCGCCGACGATGTCGAAGTTCACGTAGGCCACGGTGTCGGCGAGCGGGACGAGCGGCCGCTCGACGTAGGCGCGCGAGCCGAGCATCCCCTCCTCTTCCGCGTCCCACAGCGCGAGCACGACGGAGCGCCTGGGCTTCACTGGCATCCGGCTGATCGCGTCGCCGATGCCGAGCACCGCGGCGACGCCGGCTGCGTTGTCGGTCGCCCCGGGACAGATCTCGCCGCCCGGATCGTTGGACGCGGCGCAGTGTCCCTGCGCGTCGCCGTGCTTGCCGAGACCGTCGTAGTGCGCGCCGACGATCACGACCTCGTCGGGGCGCTCGCGTCCCGGGATGACGGCCAGCAGGTTCACGCCCTCCACGCCGTCGACGACGAACGGCTGGCGGTAGGCGTCCTTGCCCGATCCCTTGCCGAGGCCGCGTCCGATCCGCTGCAGCTGCTCGATCAGGTACTCGCGTGCGCGCTCCGCGCCCCGGGTCCCGGGGTAGCGGCCGGCAAAGTCCTGCTTGGTGAGGCGGGTGACCACCTCGCGGACGCCCGCGGTGGCGTTCTGCACCCCGCGCTCGACGTCGTCGGGGTGGAGGGGCGGCGTGCGCGTGCACGCCGCCCCCGTCGAGAGCAGGATCGCCGCGAGGATGGCCGCCGAACGATGGCGACCGATCATGCACTCAGACGTTCTGTGCTGCCATCAGCGCGCCGAGCTTGACGAGCTGCGGGTGCGCCGAGCCGAGCGTCAGCTCGATCTGCTTCGACCAAGTGTAGTAGCGGTGCAGCGGGTAGTCGACGTCGACGCCGATGCCGCCGTGCAGGTGCTGCGCGGCGTAGGTGACGCGGTGGCCGCCCTCGGCCGCCCAGAACTTGGCGATGCGGACCTCCTCGGTCGCGGGCAGGTCCTGGGCGAGCCGCCACACCGCTTGCCAGGTCGTGAGGCGGATCGCCTCGACGTCGATGTAGGCGTCGGCGGCGCGCTGTCCGACCGCCTGGAACGATCCGATCGGCTTGCCGAACTGCTCGCGCTTCGAGGTGTACTCCGCCGTCAAGCGCAAAGCCTCCTCGGCGACGCCGAGCTCGATCGCGCACAGGCCCGCGAGCGTGCGCTCGATCGTCCACTGCAGCGCCTCGGCGCCGTTCTCGGGGTCGCCGAGCACGTCGCGCTCCTCGACCACGGCGCCGCTCAGCACGAGGCGCGACACGCGCTCGCCGCTGGTCGCCTTCTGCCGCTGCGAATCGACGCCCTTCGCCGACGGGTCGACGAGGAAGAGACCGATCTTGCCCTCGCCGGTGCGCGCCGGCACCAGGATGCGCTCGGCGAGGTGCGCCGCCTGCACGAAGATCTTCGTGCCGTCGAGCCGCCAGCTCTTGCCGTCCCGCGTCGCCGTCGTGCCGAGCACGAGCGGGTCGTCGGAAGCCTCCTCGATGAGCGCCGCGGTGAGGATGCTCTCGCCCGCCGACACCGGCAGCAGCAGACGCCGGCGCTGCTCGTCGTTGCCGAAGCGCTCGATCGGCATGCCGCCCATGACGACCGTCGCGAGGTACGGCACCGGCGCCACGGCGCGGCCGACCTGCTCGAGCACCAGCGCGACCTCGACCAGGCCGAGCCCGCTGCCGCCGTACTCCTCGGAGAAGCCGAGGCCGATCAGGTTGGCCTGCGCGAGCGCGCCCCAGGCCTCGCGATCGAACCACTCGATGCCGCCCTCGACGACCTTCAGGCGCTCCTGCGTGACGTGATCGGAGAGGATCTTGCGCGCGAGATCGCGCAGCGCCTCCTGCTCGTGCGTGAACGCGAAGTCCATCTTGCTTGCTTCCCCTGCCCCGCGTCAGCGCAGCGCGCGCGGCATCATCAGGCCGGCCATCGCAATGATGTCGCGCTGCACCTCGTTGGTGCCGCCGCCGAACGTCAAGATCAAACTGGACTTGTACATGCGCTCGAGGCGTCCCGCGAGCACCGCCGCCGGCGACTCGCGCTTGAGCGCCGCGGCCTCACCGACGACCTCCATCAGCAGCTGGTAGGCCTCGATGTTGAACTCGCTGCCGTAGACCTTGACGGTCGAGGCCTCGGCGAAGTTCAGCGTTCCCTTGCTCATGCTCCAGGCCTGCTTCCAGTTGAGGAGCTTCAGGACCTCGAGCTTCGCGCGCACGCGCGCGAGGTTCGCCTGCACCCAGGGCTCGTCGATCACGCGGCGGCCGTCGGGGCGTGTGGTCGAAGCCGCCCAGCGCCGCACCTCGAGCAGCATCCGGTCGAGCCAGCCGACCGGCATGAGCGCGATGCGCTCGTGGTTGAGCTGCGTCGTGATCAGCGTCCAGCCCTCGTTCTCGCGTCCGACCAGCATCGACGCCGGCACCCGTACGTCGTCGTAGAAGGTCGCGTTGGTGCGGTAGTCGGCGACGGTGTGGATCGGCGTCACGCGGAAGCCGGGCAGCTTGGTGTCGACGATGAAGATCGAGATGCCCTTGTGCTTCTTCGCGTCGGGATCGGTGCGCGCCGCGAGCCAGATGTAGTCCGCGTACTCGGCGCCGCTGGTGAAGACCTTGCTGCCGTTGATCACCCAGTCGTCGCCGTCGCGCACCGCGCGCGTGCGCAGCGACGCGAGGTCGGTGCCGGCGCCGGGCTCGGTGTAGCCGATCGCGAAGTGCACCTCGCCGCGCAGGATGCGCGGCAGGAGCTCGCGCTTCTGCTGCTCGGTGCCGTACTGCATGAGCGCCGGGCCGACCGAGTTGATGGTGAGGAACGGCAGCACCACGCCGCTGCGCGCCGCCTCGTCGAAGAACAGGAACTGCTCGATCGGCGTGCGGTCCTGGCCGCCGTACTCCTTGGGCCAGCCGATGCCGAGCCAGCCGTCGGCGCCGAGCTTGCGCAGCACGCGCGTGTACTCGGGTCCGCCACCTTCGCTGGTCGACAGCTCGGCGACGTACTCCGGCGTCACGAGCTCCGCGAAGTACTCCCGCAGACGGTCGCGCAGCTCCCGCTGCTCGGGCGTCAGGTCGAGATACATGCTTCGGGTCTCCTGTCCCGCGCCGCTCGCGGGCGCGTACCCCGGCGGCCGACCGACGGGCGAAGACGCGACGCGGCACCGCTCCGCGCGGCGCAGCGCTTGGTCTTAGACGTCCTCCCGCAACTTGTCGAGAATCGCGCGCGGACGAAAGGCGCGGCGCTCGTTCACGTCGGTTGACGCCGGAGGTGGTCGCCATGTCGAACGCCGCGCACGCCCGACGCTGACCGCTCGTCGCGCTCGCCGTGAGCGCGCTCCTCGCGAGCGCGTGCGGCTCGAGCTCCGGGTCGGGCTCGGGCGACGCGACGGCAGGCTCCTCATGGTGGGCGTCCGCCAGGAGCACATCCGCGGCTTCGTCGTCGACGTGAACGGCGAGCGGCGCCGCTTCCTCGCCGACGGCACGCCCGACGCCGGGTTCGGCGATGGCGGGACGAGCCCCCTGCCGCTGCTCGACGGCACCGCGACCTTGTTGGCCGGCGCGGCGCTGCAGGGCGACGGCAAGGTCGTGGTCGCCTGCAACCGCAACGGCGGCGGCTGGCAGATCGCGCGGTTTCTTTATTGACGGCTCATGGAAATGATTGCGCGACGCCTATGCAGGGGAGTATGACGGGCCGCCGACTCGTTCCCCAACCCTTAGACCGGGAGAACCGTCATGCGCCGGACCCTCGCCCTCGCCTGCTCACTCGCCGCGGCGAGCCTTCTCGTGCCGGTAGCCGCAGCCGCCGTCGACCTGACCAACGGCAAGCGCCTCACGCTGCGCGACAAGGCCAACCCGAAGCAGGACGTCGCCAACTTCGCCTTTCGACAGGACACGGCGCTGTTCAACCTCGTCGACCCGACGTGCGCGTCGGGCAACACGAGCAGCGTGCAGATCGTCACCTCGTCGCAGATCGGTCCGGAGGTGACGCTGCCGTGCAGCGGCTGGAAGGTGATGAGCAACGGCTACCGCTACGCGGCGAAGGCGGGCGGTCCGGGCGGCGTGCGCTCGATCCAGTTCAAGGCGGGCACCCTCGTGCTGCGCGCGGCGGGACCGCCGTACGTCGCGCTCGGCGGCCCGACGACGTTCGTCGAGACGCGCTTCCGGGTCGGCTCGACGATCTACTGCGGACGCTTCGAGCAGCCGCCGGCACGCTTCATGAAGAACCAGGCGGACGTGGTGATCGCGAAGGGCCCGACCGTGCCGTGCCAGCTCGACTGCGGCAACGGCATCGTCGAGCCCGGCGAGATCTGTGACGACGGCAACACCACCTCCGGCGACGGCTGCGACGCGAACTGCAAGCCGACCGGCTGCGGCAACGGCATCGTCACCGCGGGCGAGCAGTGCGACGACGGCAACACCACGTCCGGCGACGGCTGCCGCGCGGACTGCACGCTCGAGGTGTGCGGCGACGGCATCGTCGACGCGGGCGAGGAGTGCGACGACGGCAACGTCGAGAGCGGCGACTGCTGCTCGGCGTCGTGCAGCGCGGAAGCGGCGGGCACGGCGTGCGCCGACGACGAGAACCCGTGCACCGACGACGTCTGCGACGGCGCCGGCATCTGCACGCACGTGCCGAACGACGATCCCTGCGACGACCGCAACGGCTGCACGACCAACGACGTCTGCTCGAACGGCGAGTGCGTCGGCACGCTGCTGCCGCCGTGGATCAACGAGCTCGACTACGACTCGAACGACGGCTTCCCGAACGACGACCGCGACGAGTTCGTCGAGATCGCGGGCCCGGCCGGCACCGATCTGAGCGGCTACAAGATCCTCGCCGTCGAGGGCGCGGGTCCGCAGTGCTCGACGGGCTTCTTCGTCAACGCGGGCGACGCGCACTTCATCGCGACGATTCCGAACGGCACGGTGCTCGCCGACGACACCGGCACCGGCATCGGCTTCTTCGTCGCGTGCTTCTCGAACACCTCGCTGAACGTGGTCGCCTCGGGACGCTGCGACGTCGTGCTGCCGGCGCCGTTCGCCGACTCGAACCTGAAGAACGGTCACCTGACGAACGTCGACGAGTGGTCGTGCCCCGACGGCGTGCTGGTGCTCGACCAGGACGACAACCTGGTCGACGCGATCAGCTACGAGGGCACCGTCGCCAACACGGGACTCTACGGACCCTACTTCCACGTCGTCCCGTACCGGGCCCCGACCGACGACGGCTGGCTGCCGGGCGTGTCGATCGAGAAGGTGACGAGCACGCTCGCGCCGGCGACGAGCGCGTCCGAGTGGCGCGACCCGTCGGAGCTCGGGCCGCTCGTCTGCTCGGGGCAGATCGGTCTGTTCTGCCCGAGCCACACGGCGACGCCGGGCAGCCAGAACCCGCTCCAGAACCTGGCCTGCGGCTCGCCGTGCGCGGCGTTCCTCGATCAGCCGGAGGACTTGCTCGAGTAGCGCGCGAGAGCACGACGCAGATCGGCGGCGCGCATCAGGTTGGCGCTGCGCGTTGCGGGGTCGAAGACGATCCGCACCTCGCCGCGCTCGATCTGACGCAGCACGTCCCGCACCTTGCGCTCGAGCGTCGCCTCGCGCGCGCCGTAGTCGGTGCCGTCGCGGGTCACGAACTCGACGACGAGGCCGCGCAGCGCCTCGGGGCTGAGGCGATCGGCCGGCACCTCGACCGGCGGCAGGTCCTCGCGCGCCGAGCCGTCGTCGGCGTCGTGCGGGTCGTGCGACATCGCGCTCGGTCATAGTCGAAGCGTCGCGCCGTCGCATTCGCGCGCGCGACGTGCTCTTGCTGCGGCATGAAGGTCGACTGCGCGCTCACCGCCACGGATCTGTCGTCGGTGCCGGACGAGGTCCGCGACATCGAGCGTCTCGGCTACGACGGCACCTTCACCTTCGAGGGTCCGCACGATCCGTTCTTCCCGCTGCTGCTCGCCGCCGAGCACGCGCGCCGCCTCGAGCTCGCGACCGCGATCGCGATCGCGTTCCCGCGCAGCCCGATGCAGCTCGCGAACGTCGCGCACGACCTGCAGACCTACTCGAAGGGCCGCTTCATCCTGGGTCTCGGCTCGCAGGTGAAGGCGCACATCGAGAAGCGCTTCAGCGCCACCTGGTCGCGGCCGGTCGCCCGCATGCGCGAGATGGTGCTCGCGCTGCGCGCGATCTGGCGCTGCTGGAACGAGAACGAGAAGCTCGACTTCCGCGGCGAGTTCTACCGCCACACCTTGATGACGCCGATGTTCAACCCGGGCCCGACCGGGTACGGGCCGCCGCGCGTCTTCCTCGCCGGCGTCGGACGGCCGATGACCGCGGTCGCGGGCGAAGTCGCGGACGGGCTCTTCGTCCACCCGCTCAACAGCCCCGAGTTCATCCGCACGACGACGCTGCCCGCGCTCGAGGCGGGCTTTGCGCGCGGCGGACGCACGCGCGAGCGCTTCGAGATCGCCTGCCAGGCGATGGTCGTCACCGGCTACACCGAGGAGGAGATGAAGCAGGCGGAGGCCACGACGCGCATGCAGATCGCGTTCTACGGCTCGACGCCCGCCTACCGCGTGGTCCTCGAGACGCACGGCTGGGGCGAGCTGCAGCCCGAACTGAACAGGCTCTCGAAGCAGGGCCGCTGGGCGGAGATGGCCGGGCTCGTCACCGACGAGATCCTCGACACCTTCGCCGTGCGCTGCGCGCCCGAGGACGTGCCGGCGCGGCTCGGCGCGCGCTACGCGGGGCTCGTCGACCGCCTCGGCATCATCTGCCACGCGAACCCGCAGCGCGCGCACCCCGAGCGCTGGGCCGAGGTGGTCGCCGCGTGCCGGGCGCTGTGACGGGCGCGACGCGCGCGACCGCGAAGGCAAGATCCTCCGACGGCGGGCGGGCGCCGCGGCGTCAAGTACCGACGCCGACGAAGCGCGTCCAGAGATACGTCGCGGCGAGCACCGCGTAGGTCGCGGCCGAGACCAGCAAGAGCACGAACGCCACGCGCCCCGGGCGCAGCTCCGCCGGCAGCGCGCTCGCGAGCCTGCCGTGCACGAGCACGAGCAGCGCGACGACGAACGACAGCGTGCCGACGAAGCCGATCAGCGCCGACAGCACGATCAGCGGCCCCGGCTCGCCGGAGAACATCGTGAGCCCGGTCACCACGGTGAGCAACACGACCATGCCGCGGTACGCGCGGCGCTCGTCGATCTCGCGTCCGCGCAGGAAGAAGAAGCGGATCATCTCGACGTGCACCTTGGCGACCGCATCGACCGTCGAGAGCCACGTGTCGCAGAGGAACGCCGCCGCGACGACCAGGAACACCGCGCGTCCGACCGTGCCCCATGCGAGCTCGAAGAAGCGCGCCTGCTCCGACGCGATCCGCCACTCGTCGGGCACCACGCCGCCCGGCAGCAGGATGACGTAGGCGAGAAAGCACGTCATGAGCGTCGTCAGCCAGTTGCCGACGATGCCGATGCCGGCGTCGAGCAGCAGCGCGCGGCTCCAGCGCCGCACGAGCGGCGCGTCCTCGCGCGCGGGCACGCCGCCCGCGCCGTCGAGCTCGCGCCACGCGGCCCCCATTCCTTTGCCGAGCACCCAGTAGCTGTAGAAGAGCGTCCAGAAGCCGCCGAGCCCGGCGAAGGTGAGCGCGGTCAGCACGCGGTCGGTGTCGCTCGGATCGAACGGGCGGTGCAGCGGCGCCGGCACGACCAGCGCGCGCAGGAACTCCGGCCACGCGCCGCGCACCTCGGGTCGCGTCACGCTGACCAACAGCCCCACGACCGTCACCACGGCGACCGCCCACATCACCTTCTCGATCAGCGCGTACGTGCGCTCGCCGCGCAGCAGCGCGAACGCGAAGACGGCGATGGTCACCGACGCCCAGAACAGCGAGCGGCCGCGGTCGTCGAGCGGCGGCCAATCGAGGAGACGTGCGAGCGCCGTCCCGCCGGCCGAGGCGAACGCGCCGAACCAGAGGAACGCGACCACCATCAGGAGCCAGAGGACGAAGCAGAACGCCGGGTGGAC is a window encoding:
- a CDS encoding protein phosphatase 2C domain-containing protein encodes the protein MRITATAVSDIGRVRKTNQDCVGCFPDMSLFLLADGMGGLEDGEIASRLAIDVIAQHVQSANGDVARDDAGVLRSAIASANERIRQEGEMRGETSGRVRIGATIVVLRVFPEQGRALWAHVGDSRLYRVRDGKLALLTADHTLAGAAYRDRTTVPLDLPHTNMLVQALGVAPDVEPSLGADDVRPGDLFLLCSDGVSGMLEPAVLERTLAEDLALEAKAQNLIRLALEASGRDNASVVLVQVSSD
- a CDS encoding acyl-CoA dehydrogenase family protein, which codes for MDFAFTHEQEALRDLARKILSDHVTQERLKVVEGGIEWFDREAWGALAQANLIGLGFSEEYGGSGLGLVEVALVLEQVGRAVAPVPYLATVVMGGMPIERFGNDEQRRRLLLPVSAGESILTAALIEEASDDPLVLGTTATRDGKSWRLDGTKIFVQAAHLAERILVPARTGEGKIGLFLVDPSAKGVDSQRQKATSGERVSRLVLSGAVVEERDVLGDPENGAEALQWTIERTLAGLCAIELGVAEEALRLTAEYTSKREQFGKPIGSFQAVGQRAADAYIDVEAIRLTTWQAVWRLAQDLPATEEVRIAKFWAAEGGHRVTYAAQHLHGGIGVDVDYPLHRYYTWSKQIELTLGSAHPQLVKLGALMAAQNV
- a CDS encoding acyl-CoA dehydrogenase family protein, translated to MYLDLTPEQRELRDRLREYFAELVTPEYVAELSTSEGGGPEYTRVLRKLGADGWLGIGWPKEYGGQDRTPIEQFLFFDEAARSGVVLPFLTINSVGPALMQYGTEQQKRELLPRILRGEVHFAIGYTEPGAGTDLASLRTRAVRDGDDWVINGSKVFTSGAEYADYIWLAARTDPDAKKHKGISIFIVDTKLPGFRVTPIHTVADYRTNATFYDDVRVPASMLVGRENEGWTLITTQLNHERIALMPVGWLDRMLLEVRRWAASTTRPDGRRVIDEPWVQANLARVRAKLEVLKLLNWKQAWSMSKGTLNFAEASTVKVYGSEFNIEAYQLLMEVVGEAAALKRESPAAVLAGRLERMYKSSLILTFGGGTNEVQRDIIAMAGLMMPRALR
- a CDS encoding crotonase/enoyl-CoA hydratase family protein, with product MPTVRFETRDEIAIVTIDRPEVRNAVDRPTAAALAEAFRRFDADDALKVAILTGAGGVFCAGADLKGVSDGRGNVVREDGDGPMGPTRMLLSKPTIAAVEGWAVAGGLELAIWCDLRVAARDAVFGVFCRRWGVPLVDGGTIRLPRLIGQGNALDLILTGRGVSGDEALRMGLVNRIVEPGTALTHALELARQIAAFPQLCMRNDRRSAYEQWNLSLDEALRNETRLGLQVIASGETVEGATRFAKGAGRHGSFS
- a CDS encoding DUF4215 domain-containing protein, which encodes MRRTLALACSLAAASLLVPVAAAAVDLTNGKRLTLRDKANPKQDVANFAFRQDTALFNLVDPTCASGNTSSVQIVTSSQIGPEVTLPCSGWKVMSNGYRYAAKAGGPGGVRSIQFKAGTLVLRAAGPPYVALGGPTTFVETRFRVGSTIYCGRFEQPPARFMKNQADVVIAKGPTVPCQLDCGNGIVEPGEICDDGNTTSGDGCDANCKPTGCGNGIVTAGEQCDDGNTTSGDGCRADCTLEVCGDGIVDAGEECDDGNVESGDCCSASCSAEAAGTACADDENPCTDDVCDGAGICTHVPNDDPCDDRNGCTTNDVCSNGECVGTLLPPWINELDYDSNDGFPNDDRDEFVEIAGPAGTDLSGYKILAVEGAGPQCSTGFFVNAGDAHFIATIPNGTVLADDTGTGIGFFVACFSNTSLNVVASGRCDVVLPAPFADSNLKNGHLTNVDEWSCPDGVLVLDQDDNLVDAISYEGTVANTGLYGPYFHVVPYRAPTDDGWLPGVSIEKVTSTLAPATSASEWRDPSELGPLVCSGQIGLFCPSHTATPGSQNPLQNLACGSPCAAFLDQPEDLLE
- a CDS encoding M20/M25/M40 family metallo-hydrolase, translating into MIGRHRSAAILAAILLSTGAACTRTPPLHPDDVERGVQNATAGVREVVTRLTKQDFAGRYPGTRGAERAREYLIEQLQRIGRGLGKGSGKDAYRQPFVVDGVEGVNLLAVIPGRERPDEVVIVGAHYDGLGKHGDAQGHCAASNDPGGEICPGATDNAAGVAAVLGIGDAISRMPVKPRRSVVLALWDAEEEGMLGSRAYVERPLVPLADTVAYVNFDIVGAVLLPSLRSMSFAVGAETGGDELRDVVRAAIASERLQMWPFSSAFAQTRSDNATFIAARVPSVFFTDATGGCYHTVRDTLDMVRFPKLRLQSRIGYRTVVALAESGERPRFVAPGTPPATYDDAVALGAVLEAASADLTLLEPADRETLQAAAARVAEVVRAGREAFAAADAAGVLRAAGETLAVLQRVPCRRY